A window of Cellulomonas sp. SLBN-39 genomic DNA:
GGCGGCGTCCTGGTGCGCCCGTGTCACCCCGGGGGAGCACCGGCGGTCACCGGGACGGCGCAGGGCGGCGCGTCGGCACGGGCACGTAGCCTGCGCGGGTGGCCACCCGCACCCCCGCGCCGATCACCGACGAGACGCCGCTGGCGCGCACGCGCAGGGCGCGGCGCATCGACCGCGCGCTGGCCGTGCGGTACCCGGACGCGCGGTGCGAGCTGGACTTCCGCGACCCCTTCGAGCTGCTGGTCGCCACCGTCCTGTCCGCGCAGACCACGGACGTGCGGGTCAACCTCACCACGCCGGCGCTGTTCGCCCGCTACCCCGACGCCGCGGCGCTGGCGGGCGCGGACCCGACCGAGCTCGAGGAGATCCTGCGCCCCACGGGGTTCTTCCGCGCCAAGGCCCGGGCGCTCACCGGCATCGGGCAGGCGCTGCTCGAGCGTCACGACGGCGAGGTGCCGGGGCGCCTGGAGGACCTCGTGCGGCTGCCCGGCGTGGGCCGCAAGACCGCGAACGTGGTGCTCGGCGACGCCTTCGGGGTGCCCGGCATCACCGTCGACACCCACGTCATGCGCCTGTCGCACCGGTTCGGGTGGACCACGAGCGACGACCCGGTGGTCGTCGAGGCCGAGCTGGGGGCGTTGCTCGAGCGGCGCACGTGGACGCACGCGTCGCACCGGCTGATCTTCCACGGCCGGCGCACGTGCTTCGCCCGCCGGCCCGCGTGCGGGGCGTGCCCCGTGGCGGCGCTGTGCCCGTCCGCGGGCGTCGGCGAGCGCGACCCCGTGCGCGCCGCCGCGATGCTCAAGGGCTGACCGGCCGTCAGGCGGTGACGGGCGCGACCTCCGCGAGCCAGTCCAGCAGGATCTCGGCGACGTGCCCCGGGGCGTGGTCGGTGAGGAAGTGGCCCGCGTCCCTCAGCACCTCGAGGCGGTACGGGCGCGCGACGTGGGCCGTCTGCGCGTGCAGCGCGGCGTCCTCCAGCGGGCGCAGCCCGTCGCGCGCACCGTGGACCTGCAGCACCGGCACGGGCCGGGCGGTCCGCAGCGCGGCGCGGTGGCGGCGGCCGTCGGGCCGGGGCGTCGAGCGGACCAGCCAGCGCAGCTGCTCGAGCTGGCTGTGCGCGGCGAACGGCACGCGCAGCGCGCGCCGGTACGTCTCGAGGGCCTGCCGGTCGGGCCGCGTCGGGACGCCGCCCCAGTGCGTGAACATCCGCGCCACGAGGTCGCCGTCGGTCATCGCGCGCTCGGGCAGCGACGGGAGCTGGACGTACGCGAGCAGGGCCGCGGACGCGACGGGCAGCGGGCGCCGCGGCACCGCGAGCAGGTCGAGCGGGTGCGGGGCGGCGAGCACCCCGACGGCTCGGACGACCTCCGGGTGGCGGGCCGCCACGGCCCACGCCACGTCGCCGCCCGTGCCCTGCCCCACGACGACCGCGCCCGGCGCGCCCAGGGACCTCACGACGCCGGCCGCGTCCGCCGCGAGCGTCGGCACGTCGTAGCCCTGCGGGGGCTTGTCGGACCCGCCGGTGCCCCGCAGGTCCATGGCCGCGACGCGGTAGCCCGCGTCGGCGAGCGCGGGGATCTGGTGCCGCCACGCCCACCACAGCTGCGGCACCCCGTGCAGGAGCAGCACCAGCGGCGCGTCGTGGTCCTGCGGGCCGGCGACGGCGACGTGGAAGCGCGCACCGTTGGCGGTGACGAACCGGTGCTGCCAGGGGCCGTCGAAGAGCAGCGCGGCGGAGTCGACGGTGGTCATCGGCTGTGAAACTACCCCTTCGCCGGGTGGTCCGGGGCGGCCGGTGCCACCTCGGGCTCCCCGGTGG
This region includes:
- the nth gene encoding endonuclease III, with protein sequence MATRTPAPITDETPLARTRRARRIDRALAVRYPDARCELDFRDPFELLVATVLSAQTTDVRVNLTTPALFARYPDAAALAGADPTELEEILRPTGFFRAKARALTGIGQALLERHDGEVPGRLEDLVRLPGVGRKTANVVLGDAFGVPGITVDTHVMRLSHRFGWTTSDDPVVVEAELGALLERRTWTHASHRLIFHGRRTCFARRPACGACPVAALCPSAGVGERDPVRAAAMLKG
- a CDS encoding alpha/beta fold hydrolase, translating into MTTVDSAALLFDGPWQHRFVTANGARFHVAVAGPQDHDAPLVLLLHGVPQLWWAWRHQIPALADAGYRVAAMDLRGTGGSDKPPQGYDVPTLAADAAGVVRSLGAPGAVVVGQGTGGDVAWAVAARHPEVVRAVGVLAAPHPLDLLAVPRRPLPVASAALLAYVQLPSLPERAMTDGDLVARMFTHWGGVPTRPDRQALETYRRALRVPFAAHSQLEQLRWLVRSTPRPDGRRHRAALRTARPVPVLQVHGARDGLRPLEDAALHAQTAHVARPYRLEVLRDAGHFLTDHAPGHVAEILLDWLAEVAPVTA